GCCCCCTCTCGACTCTAATGAGAGCCTATTGACCCTCCCTTCCGGTCGACAAGGGTTGTTGACCGTCACCCAAGTGTTGCGACCTTGCCGACCAGCACCACTCCTCTAGTGATGGGGCGGTGGCCACAAGCAAGAGGAACCCCtctcgccttttttttttttttttaagtttaagttttttaattttaaatctaacttaatttaaatcaaaattgTGTTTTGACAAAAGTACCTTTGGTTAGCTGGAATTTTTTTACAACCAGTAAGCCAGTGTGGTTAAAAgcttatttgagacaaatatAACTACTTCAAGCTGTTCTTTGATATTAATATGATTActtcatgcctttatttgaaataagattcacttcgagcctttatttgagaaaatgaatgcattttgggcatttatttggaattttcccgtATAATAATATTGCAtgtaatattttgttaattattttaatgaaaagatcTAACGTGAACAATATTTTAATCAATATCTAAATGTAAGAAAACAACCGATATATAATGAATTCATATTTTCGTTGTTTATGTCAAAAGAATGCTGTTTgcaggaaaattatcaaaatagtcataaacttattgcaatttgttcaattcagttctaaactttttttatttttgcaggtAGTTTTGGGTGGCCAGTGCTAatgtgaatgattttttaataatatttatttttcgaatatttattaatttttttctttctctttctttttttcttcacttccttctccttccttcagcCAGTTGTCGCTGATGATGAGCTAGAGGCAAGGCTGGGAAGGTCCCTTGCTAACCTTGGGGAAGCCTAGCCATGGTTGGGCGACCTTGCCCAGGCTGCCCACTAGGCTAGCTTGCCAACCATGGGTGGGGCTCAACCTCGCTAGAGACCACAATCTTGCACAGCCTTTGGTGATAGTTGCTAATGGCTGAGTGAGGTTCGTCCTaaccggatctagcaagggtcaaGTCTTATTGATCACGATGATGCCtgacctcaccaaatctagcaaggttgTGTCTTGCTAGAGTTCAAAAGGCCTAATCTTGCATAGCCTTTAGCTTGGGTGAGCCTTGCTAGCCATGGGCAGGTTCTAGCCTCATCATATCTGGCGGGGCCTTGCTCAATCATGGCGAGGGCGACTTCGCCAtcgctggagagagagagagagagtattattattattattattaaattgtcAATTTTAACATCGACGTTCACGTCAACGTTAGTCAGATagattgaattaacacaattataaaatgtttatgactaaagtggcaaaaaaagagatttatgactaaattgaaaaaattataataggtttaagactatTTTGATAATATTCCCATATTTTTAATGAGACTTTTCTAAACTTGGGATATCTTTAAAGAAGTTTGAGATATCTCTTATTTATATCGATAATCTACGTATGAGATGTGGCTAGTTAATAACCTTCATTtcgtgaaaaaagaaaaaaaaaatccaactctTAATCTCATAAGCTTAGAAGCACGCAAATTAGTCGAAAGGTTCCAATTTTGATATCAGATGGTTACTATGAAacactttcttttttaagttaaaaataaaggtgcgcatgacaaaatttctggaacagaaattgatttctgaccagaaatcaatttatcaatttctatttcgaaactaagaatggatttctgtttcaaaccTGTTTCAGAGAACatagaaacagagaaatcaagaaatataaattttatcatgcattGCCTAAAGAaatcaataaatataaattttatcatgcgtaGCCTAAACAACGCGGGCAGTAAATATTGAATTAAGTGCACTATAGTGTGAACCTAAATATACTTTATTTAAGTCGAGGTTGGGTTGTTGTCTCGGATGACGTGATGCGCTgtaaaaaagtataaaaaaagagagagtataTTCTTAAGACAATTCATGGGGAAACGTGAAGGAGGGGGCAGGTGGGTCGGTGAGAGACTGAGAGTAGCATTGAAAGCCACTTGTGCTTTTGGATATTGCGTGCGATATGGTGAAGCCTCTTTACTTTGAATCAAAGGGAACGAATTTCTAAGCAACCACATATTCCcgagaaaattaaagaaatccaCGAAATTAAAACGTAAAAGGGAAGCAGTTTGTACGACAAATTtcaatttacatatatatttattcagCACGACGTTTATGAGATTTGAAAAGGCACACGATTTTATTATTACACCATGACGACTCCACGAAACCGACAAATCTCGACGAGACCAAGACCAAATGGGCTTCTCCACAACGGTTCCACCCATGACGACCCCAAAACGACACGACAGCCAAACAGAAACGACAGACCCTCTATTTTATATTACGCAAATCACTAACATAAGACGAAGGCGAACCGAGGGGTTCACATCCTTCAGACCTCAAGCAATCCGACGGTTGCTACGCGCGCAACTTTATTTTATCCTAGTAACGGCCACCCTGGATCACGCGAGCGGTCGGTCCGTCGTTCGCGATCGATCTATATCGCCAGGACGAGACCGGGCACAGACTTCCCGACGCGATTCGAGAGGTTGCTCTCCCAGATCGACGTGCAGTGGTGAAAGCCCGCAGCCGGAGCGATCTCGGACCTGGTGGCGCCCCCGAGGCGCGTGACGGTAAGGGACGTGTTGAAGTACTCCCTCACCTGCGTGACTATCCCATCGGCGACGGTCCAGGCGTGGATCCAGTAGATGGAGCGCTTCTGGTCGCAGCCCTCGGCGAGGACGATGGACCCGATGGAGGTGATGGAGTCAGGGACGAATTCGAAGCTGTCGTCGGACGCAGCGGCGGAGGAGGGCGAGCTGGACGCTCCGGTGAGGAGGCGCATCAAAAACTGGTGCGTCGGGGGACCGTGGAACCACCACTCCAGGTCAGGGGCGACGATCCGGTGGACCGTTCCCACGTCGCGGATGCGCAGGGCTCCGTAGAGGGCGCGTACGACGCCGCAATTGCTGGGCTCTACTTCCTCCAGAGTTTCCTGAGGGTGAGCCAGTTCGGAAAAAACTGCTCGCTCCTTGAGAGGGAGAAAGGGGAAGGTGTAAAAGAGAGCGCTTCAAacggaagaggaagaggaagaggaagaggatgcGCGGTTGGCACTTTTCTCGGGTAGACAGAAAGCCGTTTTATAGAGGGGCGAGGGCCGGTGCCTATCGTCTGCATCAGGCTTCTCCTCGCTTTCCGCTGCACCCGCTGCGATAACGGGACGCGTGGCTCGACTGAGGGTAAAATGGTCATTCAAAGAAGGACGCGTGGGGCCGCGTTGCCGTCCGTGTGAGCCGAGTGGTGACGTGTCGAACTGCGATGGGTGGATCGGAGGATTTTGTGCGTGTCCTGAGCAGAGAGAGGTCGAGCAAGTACAGAAAGAGTCAAAGCAGATTTTGTTGACTCGGGtcagacttaaaaaaaaaaacgaaaaaaggggATTACATGGGAGGATAAGGATTTCCCGTCCAGAGCAACACGCCATTTTCCCATCCTAATCAGGGGGAGGTCGTGCCTAAATTTAGCGATCGTCCAAAGCGGCTTTGCGATCAACCGTCAGAATCGGGGTATGAAAGCGAGTTGTAACTCATCATCCAATATTGATTAAACGATAAGCGATAATGATGTCGCTAATCTTGATAAGCATGAGAGTTGAGATCTTATATTGGATAAGTGATGAATCAAAAGCACGTTTTGATTTCGAGGACATAGAGAGAAAGAGTCGACTTATCTAATTTTCGATCGTACATGCAACTTGGCAATTCTGATTGATCATGGCTAGTAATTTTAATAAAACGTGATGGATTGAGAGCGTGATACTGATTTGTTTTCTCCTTATCAATTGGCGCAaagcaattttatattttagccTTTTATTGGAGCTTCAAATCGTGTTTTACTCAATCCATAAAATCAGTAAAGTAATTTATGAGCTCGAAATTTACCTATTGCGGTCATCTTCCTCGTTATAGAAGGATGTGGGCTAGTGTGGAAATGTAATAGGAAATCAAAACGAAAGGATAATGATTGTACAAAAGAGGGCCACAAAGAGAGGGTGAAATGGGAAATCAACTTGACATTGCAGTTGAATTTCAACTTTAGAGATGATTGACTAGTCTATCCgttgaattttatttattgcttttagTTTCAacttattttaaattgaaaaatatattcaatttCACGATTCGGACAAAAaactttatattattttacatCTTAATATTCAGTATTTTGATGGATTATGGATATTTCGTGTTAGATAAAAGTTAAATGGTTAGTATCattagaaaaatccaaaattgataatCTTATAGCATGTTTACTCCCGATTAATTTTTATCTcgcaaaaaattccaaattaatgCCTCTGACCCAAATCTATTCTCTGTTGAATTGAATGTAGGTTAGCGCTTGTGAATTTTCGACGACAAAAATGTTATTCTTCATATCAAATCCGTCTCGCAATAATCTATGATATGTGTTAACACATGGGATCTGATGGAAAGTTGGATGAAGTGCTAATGGATGAGAGATTTGGGTCAAAGGTATCGGtttaagaagaaaatcaatgtGGGATAAATATATGGgatactaatttaggattttttttttataagatgaaaattaattggAGATCATAAGGATACTAGTTTGTGATTctttttgagataaaaataatttgggctAACTATTTCATGgagtaccaatttgagatttttaataataataataatctttaaaaaaaaatgagagtcCAAAGTGATTTCAGAACATACCAATATCATAATCcagaattcaaaatttttcttagccatgaataaaatcctaaaatgaGACATTGTATTTAGAAACAAATAATCACAACCCTTacccaatttaagatttttaatgattAGACCACGAATAAAATTCAGATAATGACATTCCTTGTCTAGCTTGGGACTTTCAGAAAATAGATAATGACGACTCTTGTCCGATCATATTGCTAACTAATGATGTTATAGATATTTCTCTAGGATATTTTCCTTGTCagagataaataaaatatttctcttAATTCTCCATTGTGCCTTATAATATCTATTAACACTTATAAATAGACTCTTGTGAaatttcataattctcttttccGTTTCATTTTTATCCGGTGGAATAATGAAATTTAGTCGGGATTACAACCCGAATCAAAGAATATTTGGTCTACATCCATGAGCCTTTCTCAAGTAGAAAGAGCAAACCACggcattattttattttaaaacttcAACTTGATGCCGGAATATAGAATAATTTGGGCAAGCAGTGTGTAAATGCTATGAGCCGCCGTAACGGGACGGGTTGACCCGAACTTGGAAGGCAAGTCCAAGCAATTAAATGAAACATCCACATCGAAATGGTCCACGATCAAAGTGGCGGGTAAAACAAGCTTTCCTTCGGACAGCTTCGTCCGTCGTTCGTCCTACTAACGGAGCTGTTTCTTTTGCAATTATTCTTcgtcttttttaatatttttcatgagcGTGAATTGGTTCTTGATTTCCCCTTTTTATTAACTTATTAGGCCACGCTTTTTTCCCCTTCacattattaattaaaaaagtctTCGATCCTtcagaatattttttttccttgggatTTCATCAATGCGAAACAAAAGAAATGCACCAAAAATCACACCCGAGGGAGAAGGAATCTATTCACGGACGAAATTGGaatatgcttcctcttctgcggcaaattgaaagataaaataaaactattatATGGTGCATATAACTCATGGCCCATTTATAATATTGGCCTCCGAGAAAGCGAGAGGAAGGACGGCCTCTCCCATGgctgtgtttttttcttttcttttcttgagatTTTTGCTGACATGGTGGCTTCTTGGCGCTAAATCAGCGCCGTATGATCTCAACTAATATAAAAGAAGTCGTGTAAGCAATTTCTTCTACTCAAATTGGACAAAGTTAAGGGAGATACTCGATTGCAGAAGATTAGATTAGTTTTGAGGACTTGAatatacaaattaaaagttttttaAGAGTTGGATCGAATGGGTTAGTTATAATACTTTTTTTCCCTAGAATCGTGGACTTCTTTATCAATTGGACTTTTTCAAAGTTTATGGGTCAAACTCGTGgttgaaagaaagcaaaaagaaggaaggaaaagcgATAACGAAGCTGAAGACGTAGGAaaattttgtatatttcttCAGTGTATTGTAAAATGTACAGACTCTCAAAGATATAAGACTAGGATTGTACAATTAATGGAAGTAAATGATCCTATGTATCAATCTAAATCTAAATCTAATATTTAATTGATATTCACATAATTGTAATCAAATCAGATCAAAACCTTCCCACTAAAATGCTGCATATCTTCTAACAGTGGTGTCAAAGAATTTAGTAGTTTCAAGACCTTAAAAATTAGCAtggtaaaaattattttaatatgaaaatgaatgggGTTACGAGACTATTGGAGAGGGAATTTCCTAATTAGTCTTGATAtcattttagtcttaaacttttcagtTTTGTCAGCTTTTAGTGTTCTTATTTGAgtataataattttttgcaaattaGTTTTGTAAACTTTCATGAGCTTGGTTTGATGAAAATggttaattaatataaaataacttacagtcaaataaaagttagaaaaataaaGTTTCCTAACTTGAAAAGGGgaataacatttttgtttattatgaagttttctccGACGTAAATACACccttagttctaaacctttatATACAATTTCATTGTAGTTTTCTAGTCAATTTTCACCCGAAATCAATATTGTTGTAACGTGCCATACATGATAGGTGTTGATGACTGAACTGCTATATTAGTGATTTCCTGTGAAAATTGACTATATAATGGCTATATTATAATTTCATACCGTGGTTAaggacaaaattgacaaattaaaaagttcaggATTATATTAGTATTTGTATAATACATTTAGAACCGATTGGGTAATTCTCTCGAATATTGAGAGGGGACATTTGCCCCCAACATTTTTGCCTAGACACCAACCCTACACCCACGAGAAACCTCTTGCAGTAGGAATGTATTTTGTGGTCAGACGCCTTGGCCTAGATGCGTTCTATCGTTTCATTTGATCAAATTAGGTACGTGACTCTATATGAGATTCATCAGATTAGACCAGCCAGATCGGCCACTCCATCGTGAGATTGAGTTCTCGGCTTTAAATCAGGATACAAAGCCCTCCCACTGGATCTCGTGCCCTTTCACCGACTCCTTAAAGGACCACTGGGCATAATTTCTTATGGGGCGAGGGTCTAGCAATTTTAGCTAGGCACAGGCAGCACCACGGCGGACCAGCACCTCGAATCCAGAGATCCATGGAAATCCAACCTACTCTGCTCGTCGCCTTGTGTGACTAATGACATCGACATTCGTGTAATTCCGACCTACCTTACCTTGTCAGCTTGTGTGACCCACGACATCAACGCGGGCCGTCCAATGTTCTGCGGTATTCAAGAATTAACAAAAACCGTGTCCCCGCCGGAGCTCCAGCTGTACATAACGTGTGAACATATGTGCAATCTTTACTTATAGCACGACAAAAAATACACTAGAGATGGTGCACATTTCATCTAGACTCGACACCTATACCATTGGTTGTGATGTGATCCTTTAGAGTCATAAATCTCTCACAAGATATTCATACCTCATTGGATGACTTGATTCGATTTTATGAactaaatttagaaaatgattcGACGAGGCTAGCCagttttctttgttcttttttttctctcctttttaaaATACACAACAAGTGAAAGTCTCGTGCATGATCACAAGTGCGGTGGATTGTATGATTGTTTGCAGAATCTCGGTGGAGGCGCAACAAAGGAGCACTATTAGCATCTATGGACAAACCGCGATTCGTTCCAAATGCTTTTTTCTACTTTCCCCACCTCTAAGTTGATGTCATGCTATGCAAAAATTTGACATTGTATATAAATTAGTCGTAAGGTTGGTTGGTTGGTGTCTCTGTGGTCATTAGCTGGAACTTTAAAGGTCTCGGTGGATGACCTGTGTGCTCCCTTTTCTAAATCTAGGCTCTactttttcctttgacaaaaaGACCGTCCTTTAAATTGTACCCacaaaaatgagaggaaaagtAGCAAAAAacttctaaatctattacattaatatcaatttaactttaaatattttaatcggactaatttaatcataaaatttttatatttatattaattgagTTCATAACCAATTTTAGTCGAAAATTGCTGACATTAATATCGACTATTCTATATGATATGATAGGCTTAGTTTATGTTCGTGTTCTCTCTTTTATCAATTCGGGCTCTACTTTTTTCCGTTGACATAAAAACCATCTCTTAAATTGCATTGACAAAAATGATCACTGACCTTTTCATCGTTTTGAAAAATGGGGGCATGGTGATATAACTTCCCActtggttttttccttttttcctcctcctaaTGAGTGATATCTTAAGCCGGTTTTCACGTTGTTTGACACAATGTTACCGCGGCAAACGCTCAATGATTACTTTGATGAAATGTAGTTAGCACACCGAAACCCCTCCAGCGTCTGCTCATATGACTCGGATCTGATTCAGCACACACTCTTCGACAATAACTTACACCTTTCTTCTACTAAATGTGGTGCTTTGTTGCCTTATTACACATTTCAATTTTCTAATGTTACCGTCAAAATTAATGAACGATATTTGCTTGCTTTCTTTATCCATGTCCATCATCTCCACGTCCTCTTGCAATTCAGATCCATCCAACGTTGGGCCAAGCTGACCGTGGGATCCGTGGGCCGCAGGGTAAGTGGGTTGGCTCAACGCGAACTCGATTATTTCCTTTCTAAGTCAATTTGGGGACTACATCCAGAAACGAACTCACAATCATTCTTTTTAGAGTCGAAGTTGGACAAGAGTGTGCCTCTCTACGTGGTTGTCTTCAGATAATCGAGGTTAATAAGCTCCTTCAGATCCCATAAACATGTCAGCTGATATGAGAAACGAAAGTCGCGAATGATAACCACtctattccgaaaattaatttctcggtagaaatttatttttttattttcatttcttagacaagtttttaagtaaaaatacacgtttgataatgatataaaatttctatatcCAGGATGGAAACAAAACTTCTCCCCCCTAGATAATTGGAGGGCAAGTGACCAGTGGGTGGGGGTAAATAGCAGCTTGCAGTGACGATCAGTGGCGCGACAACAaataatgagaataatttttatttctcattttgttctagaaatagaaaagtaaaaaaaattacacttgatttttatttctttgaagtaaaaatttattctaaaaattgaaaaatgacattatattaccaaatagattttcattccaaatctgttttcagaaattaaaaaaaaaaatgaagaaataaaatgattatcatgtatACCCGAATtgtgatgatttgccaattgtTCAATAATCATTCACATGCTTGTTGGTAGACGGTCGCTCAATTAATCCAAGAGGGAGTTACGCATTAAGTTTTTAGACAGCAAGTTATCCTAGAACAAGAAGGCTAGTTCCAaattatggttaaaaaattgtACTCTGCCTAGGTTTCATCAAACATTAATGTTCCATTTTGAAACCATCTGCATTGCGATTTCACGAATCAATACACAATGTATTATCATATGAATAAGATCGTACACTACCGTTACAACCTACTTCCATGGTTAAGGACTTGTTTATATTAGcgtaaaatttcatgatttaaattaaataagaagTAACGAGTAAAAGTTGATCCATGCTtaccctcttttttttaatcgtttTTTTACAAGTTTCGTTAACTACGGTGCACTACAAAAGTCAAACAAATTCTgcataaaatctcaaaatttaacatttatCGATTCCTCCACCTTTTATAATCCACAGATTGaatctttttgttgtatattcTGTAGGCTttacttgtggttgaatatctaagaaagataccttcgtctgatttttcttcaaatccaaacacatgaaaataggaaacaattgactTATTTCATTTTAACAACTCATAGGGAGAACTTTAAAAGCATATAGACACTTATTATaaagctattttttttaatgattcctaaaaaattaaaattatggTTGAAGTATAACCCCCGAGCAATTTCTGCAGTTCGTGTAttttaaacaaaaccaaaaagtgAGTGGACAGAAGACGCCCCTCTCCACAAAAGGAAGGCAGAAAGCCATGACCTAGAGGACATCGCAAGGATTGAGATGACCAGATAGCTTAATGTATTTATTATGTAGCAGTCAATAATATTCGAAAGACATTAGCACTTAGAGCGGCATCAAACACATTTCCAAATCCAAGCCcccaagaggaaaagaaaacatcaagaaAGCCAAGCAATCTCAACAAGGTATAATCGACAGAGATAGACCATGCACTCGAACGGTTAAAAGATGAATAGCTATCAAAGAAAGTAACAAGGAAGAATCATGTGAGATCATCCTCCTCTAATTCCTTGGCCTTCAGCTTTTCCTTTACCCTCAGCAGAAGAGTTGTTTTCCATGAATCCTACACAAACAAAAGTTTTGACAGCATCAGCAACAATAGAAGTGTGTGATCACAAGACCACCCACATTCATATGCTTTAGCCCCAAATCCCCATAATGAAAGTTTggtctttccaaaagaataatGACTATGAAGAAGATATAGGACTTTCATCTTTAAATTCAAGACCAGAAGCACAGCATTTTCATGATAACTTCAAGAGCCAAACGCAGAGAGGGCAAATGCCAACTTGCTTTCGTGCTATCAAGGTAAAGTCATGTCAAATGTGGTGAAATGATCCTTGCCAACACACAAGAAGGAAAAGCAATCTGCAGAAAGGCCAATTAGATAGTAACATGAAGCATGGGTGTTTTACCAAAGGAGTCATGCTGTCAAACTCCTTCACAACGTCAGTAAACTTCACAAcatcttcttcatcaattgCATCAGCGATATcctgggaaaagaaaagaattctcACCTCTAACAATCAACCACAGCAAGTAGCAAATTAAAAAAGACAACAACATTTTTGTTgtgtgaaaaaaagaaactatataacaaaaagataaaaggaacTAGAACCACATCCATAGGGAACAATGGGTTCAACCACTGTCAGGAGCAAAATAGAGAAGGACAGAAAGTCCATTTCGTTATAAAGGTAAAAAAGGTGATATGCAGACAAATGAAGCAGGAGCACTATCAACAGATAAAACCTTTAGTAATCTGTATTCACGAGTTCCAGAGAAAGTTGGATCAAGTTCCTGCGAAGTCAAATGTGCATTCATGAGCTCAGTCCAAGAAACAAAGTAATTTTTAGTTAATGGCCAGAAACAAGACCTGATAGCGTTCCAGTGCATTCGTTATTGCAACTATATCGGCTTTGCAGAGTTGGCAAAGGCCAGCATTTAGCAGATGTCCTTTCACTCCATACTTCAGTAAGTTATTATTAAGAGAGTGACGTGCTATCTCCTCATAAATCTCAATAGCTTTCTGATATCTGGAAAGGAAAACAGATAAAATATTCAAGTATCCCATTAAGAATCTTCGAATAACTTCAATAGCACTACACAATTGACCCGTCCTTACAATAATCATGTTCAGCCGAACATcattcatctatttttttctagGTAATATATTTAAGTTTTTTACACAGGCATACATAAAGAACTCGTCTGCATGTGAGTTAAATATAAAGTGTATCTATCTGACACATGAAAAAGGATATCCATTCTGGATAACAGATATCAAGAAGCACCGGATAAACATAGACACAATGCAATGATATCAAGCACCAGATAATCGACAATGTTTTAAATCCTTCATACATGACAATACAAATGAAG
This Eucalyptus grandis isolate ANBG69807.140 chromosome 7, ASM1654582v1, whole genome shotgun sequence DNA region includes the following protein-coding sequences:
- the LOC104454432 gene encoding senescence associated gene 20, encoding MRLLTGASSSPSSAAASDDSFEFVPDSITSIGSIVLAEGCDQKRSIYWIHAWTVADGIVTQVREYFNTSLTVTRLGGATRSEIAPAAGFHHCTSIWESNLSNRVGKSVPGLVLAI